One part of the Sulfolobus tengchongensis genome encodes these proteins:
- a CDS encoding PIN domain-containing protein, with the protein MKAVIDTNVLIFDYVENSEFHKEAEELLDYLEGWVIPAIVIHEFIWFLKRENLDSHIDDVKAYIRNEKSEIVGETPEIILDAISILQQRKLSLSHYNDLIILSHAVKNNLPLATFDEGLKSECKRLKVKTLP; encoded by the coding sequence GTGAAAGCGGTGATTGACACAAATGTTCTAATTTTCGACTACGTCGAAAACTCAGAATTTCATAAAGAAGCTGAAGAGTTGTTAGATTACCTAGAAGGATGGGTTATTCCCGCAATAGTTATTCATGAATTCATTTGGTTTTTGAAAAGGGAGAACTTGGACTCTCACATCGATGATGTAAAGGCTTATATAAGGAATGAGAAGAGCGAGATAGTTGGGGAAACGCCTGAAATAATTCTTGACGCTATATCAATTCTTCAGCAGAGAAAACTATCCCTATCTCACTATAACGATTTGATAATATTATCTCATGCAGTGAAGAATAACTTACCATTAGCTACATTTGATGAAGGACTCAAATCAGAATGTAAAAGATTAAAAGTGAAAACTTTACCCTAA
- a CDS encoding DUF3800 domain-containing protein yields MFIGIDNSGDFKDSYWVIAIVVSSRSMNEIIEEARKKINKRIIFHATKDSKSVRKAFVETLSLFSLKSYVIHVRATPSNNVKNFIREIIGEEKAFIYFDNPLFEGLSVRKKGWKEFLVHKKDSDMYSPIQVADYFSNYWWRLFKGEVEDETNMIVSMTEKLYFLNEGKVIEFNKESEKLVT; encoded by the coding sequence GTGTTTATCGGAATTGATAACTCAGGGGATTTTAAGGACTCATATTGGGTTATAGCGATTGTTGTGTCTTCTAGAAGTATGAATGAAATAATAGAGGAAGCAAGAAAGAAAATAAATAAGAGAATTATCTTTCACGCTACAAAGGACAGTAAGAGTGTGAGGAAAGCTTTCGTGGAGACGCTCTCCTTATTTTCACTTAAAAGCTACGTAATTCACGTTAGAGCAACTCCATCAAATAACGTAAAAAATTTCATAAGAGAGATCATAGGAGAGGAAAAAGCTTTCATCTATTTTGACAATCCCTTATTTGAGGGATTATCAGTTAGGAAAAAGGGGTGGAAGGAGTTTCTCGTCCATAAGAAGGATTCAGATATGTATTCGCCAATTCAAGTTGCCGATTATTTTTCCAACTATTGGTGGAGGTTATTCAAAGGTGAAGTTGAAGATGAGACTAACATGATAGTATCTATGACAGAAAAATTATATTTTTTGAATGAAGGGAAAGTAATTGAATTTAATAAGGAATCAGAAAAGTTAGTTACGTAG
- a CDS encoding 3-methyl-2-oxobutanoate dehydrogenase subunit beta, translated as MVIVSVQPKRIPKFYRGNAACAGCPIPRELDILLEVLGEKTVLVVPASCSTIIMGDTSGMPSTVPVVHSAFASSASIASGIVRSLRMRGDKDAIVAVWAGDGGTADIGFAALSGAAERNEDILYVCYDNEAYMNTGIQRSSLTPKGAWTTTTPEGKREFKKPLPFIIAEHKVPYVATASIAYPFDYEAKVKKAKQIRGFRYIHLLSPCPPGWNFDSSLTIEIAKLAVETGIWPLFEIENGEFRLTSISKTLLDKKNRKPVIEYLKLQGRFAKLSEEQIKEIQEDVDEMWEEIYKIVKR; from the coding sequence GTGGTTATTGTGAGCGTTCAGCCGAAGAGAATTCCGAAATTCTATAGAGGAAACGCAGCGTGCGCAGGCTGTCCAATACCTAGAGAACTGGACATATTATTAGAAGTACTTGGAGAAAAGACAGTCTTAGTGGTTCCTGCATCGTGTTCAACGATAATAATGGGCGATACCAGCGGAATGCCCTCAACCGTACCCGTCGTTCATAGCGCTTTCGCTTCATCAGCGTCCATAGCCTCTGGGATAGTGAGATCATTGAGAATGAGAGGAGATAAAGACGCAATAGTTGCAGTATGGGCAGGTGATGGAGGAACAGCAGACATAGGCTTCGCCGCTTTAAGTGGAGCAGCGGAAAGAAATGAGGATATACTATACGTTTGCTACGATAATGAAGCGTACATGAACACTGGAATACAACGTTCAAGTTTGACTCCTAAAGGAGCGTGGACTACTACTACGCCAGAGGGAAAAAGGGAATTTAAGAAACCATTACCGTTTATAATTGCAGAACATAAGGTGCCCTACGTAGCTACTGCATCTATAGCTTATCCATTTGATTATGAAGCCAAAGTGAAGAAAGCTAAACAAATTCGCGGTTTCAGATACATCCACCTACTTTCGCCATGCCCTCCTGGATGGAACTTCGATTCCAGTCTAACTATTGAAATAGCTAAACTTGCAGTGGAAACTGGAATATGGCCATTATTCGAGATAGAGAATGGGGAATTTAGACTTACCAGTATAAGTAAGACTTTGCTAGATAAGAAGAATAGGAAACCCGTAATAGAATATCTTAAATTGCAAGGCAGATTTGCTAAACTCAGTGAAGAGCAGATAAAGGAAATACAAGAAGATGTAGATGAGATGTGGGAGGAGATTTATAAGATTGTAAAAAGGTAA
- a CDS encoding AbrB/MazE/SpoVT family DNA-binding domain-containing protein encodes MERVKVTRNYQVTIPASIREKINLKEGDVLEVYLNGEEIVFRKVKTTRPRITLNEKITVEKIEKYIEEGLSESGD; translated from the coding sequence GTGGAAAGAGTTAAAGTAACTAGAAATTATCAAGTTACAATACCTGCCTCAATAAGGGAAAAAATAAATCTGAAAGAAGGTGACGTTTTAGAGGTTTACTTAAATGGTGAAGAAATCGTTTTCAGAAAAGTTAAAACTACAAGACCTAGGATAACACTGAATGAAAAAATTACTGTCGAAAAAATTGAAAAATACATTGAGGAGGGATTAAGTGAAAGCGGTGATTGA